A single window of Methylocella tundrae DNA harbors:
- a CDS encoding c-type cytochrome: MTTPLARYGLAIVALIALASPQQSRAQTSPSGAVWSIPDIDALPDDAHGQNVRFGRRLVTQTYALIGPLTADPARRFAGNNLACGDCHLEAGTKKFGAPLFGLFDAFPRYSARRGLKISIEERLNACMTRSMNGRPLPGESPEMQALVAYVKFLSSGLARADTLAGHGSGDMPELDRAADPKRGAAVYARVCAGCHRSDGAGLPMDPEALNLGYAAPPLWGDDSFNDGAGMARISSLANFAHSNMPPGADYLNPRLPVEDAWDVAAYVESQPRPRKAGLDHDFPDLLDKPVDAPYGPYADGFSAAQHKYGPFAPIRAAIARLKADEEATGKAP, translated from the coding sequence ATGACGACGCCTCTGGCGCGATATGGCCTTGCCATTGTCGCATTGATTGCACTCGCATCTCCGCAGCAAAGCCGAGCGCAGACATCACCAAGCGGCGCGGTCTGGAGCATTCCGGACATTGACGCCCTGCCCGATGACGCTCACGGCCAAAATGTCCGGTTCGGGCGCCGCCTTGTGACGCAGACCTACGCTCTGATCGGACCGCTGACGGCGGATCCCGCGAGGCGCTTCGCGGGCAATAATCTCGCCTGCGGCGATTGCCATCTCGAAGCCGGAACAAAGAAATTCGGCGCGCCTCTGTTCGGGCTATTCGACGCGTTTCCCCGTTACAGCGCCCGACGGGGCCTTAAGATCTCCATCGAGGAGCGCCTCAACGCCTGCATGACGCGAAGCATGAACGGGCGCCCGCTGCCGGGCGAAAGCCCCGAAATGCAAGCGCTCGTCGCCTACGTCAAATTCCTTTCGTCTGGGCTCGCGCGAGCCGACACATTGGCCGGACACGGATCGGGCGACATGCCCGAACTCGATCGCGCGGCGGACCCAAAGCGCGGCGCAGCCGTCTACGCCCGCGTTTGCGCCGGCTGCCATCGAAGCGATGGGGCGGGACTTCCAATGGATCCCGAAGCCTTGAACCTCGGTTATGCCGCCCCGCCCCTTTGGGGCGACGACAGTTTCAACGATGGCGCGGGCATGGCGCGCATCAGCTCCTTGGCGAATTTCGCTCATTCCAACATGCCGCCCGGAGCCGATTATCTGAACCCGAGGCTGCCGGTTGAAGACGCCTGGGATGTCGCGGCCTATGTCGAGTCGCAGCCCCGCCCGCGCAAAGCGGGTCTTGACCACGATTTTCCCGATCTTCTCGATAAGCCGGTTGACGCGCCCTATGGCCCCTATGCCGATGGCTTCAGCGCGGCGCAGCACAAATACGGCCCCTTTGCGCCGATCCGGGCGGCGATCGCGCGCCTGAAGGCTGACGAGGAGGCGACTGGCAAGGCGCCATAG
- a CDS encoding TIGR02301 family protein produces MAAVLLTPLKSWLRVIIAAATVGAACSLAVATPQDAQPQPASKRPHLKAIHPGKAANAKDKPASKSEAKQEPGQKNPGAADPQDPAPPQSPPPPYEPEVLRLAEILGALAYLDDLCGSKADWRAKMQNFLEAEAKTEDRKERLAGTFNRSFHDYEQSYQACTPNAQIIISRFLSEGGRLAHEVVNRFSAS; encoded by the coding sequence ATGGCAGCGGTCCTTCTGACGCCTCTCAAAAGCTGGCTGCGCGTCATCATCGCCGCGGCCACCGTCGGGGCGGCGTGCTCGCTCGCGGTCGCCACGCCTCAAGACGCGCAGCCTCAGCCCGCGAGCAAGCGCCCGCATCTGAAAGCGATCCATCCCGGCAAAGCAGCCAACGCGAAGGATAAGCCTGCGTCGAAATCCGAGGCGAAGCAGGAGCCTGGCCAGAAAAATCCCGGCGCGGCTGATCCACAAGATCCTGCCCCGCCGCAATCGCCGCCGCCGCCTTACGAGCCCGAGGTTCTGCGGCTCGCGGAGATTCTCGGAGCCCTCGCCTATCTCGACGACCTCTGCGGATCCAAGGCCGATTGGCGCGCAAAAATGCAGAACTTTCTCGAGGCCGAAGCAAAGACGGAAGATCGCAAGGAGCGGCTCGCCGGCACCTTCAACCGCAGCTTCCATGATTACGAACAATCCTACCAAGCCTGCACGCCGAATGCGCAGATCATCATCAGCCGCTTCCTCAGCGAAGGCGGCCGGCTGGCGCATGAGGTGGTCAATCGTTTCAGCGCGTCCTGA
- a CDS encoding NUDIX hydrolase has protein sequence MSAIEVEPPRLYPSRPFLAVSIAVFRAGKVLMATRTRAPFINAFSLPGGLVETGETLAEAALRELREEVDVEARVIAFNRHVESIERDDAGGIKRHFVIASFIGEWIAGEGTPGLEAGEVVWVEPSQLSRLHCTPHTAEVVAGAASVLQSGRFNLPESGVSL, from the coding sequence ATGAGCGCGATCGAGGTTGAGCCGCCGCGGCTCTATCCGAGCCGCCCCTTCCTTGCCGTGAGCATCGCCGTCTTCCGCGCCGGCAAGGTGCTGATGGCGACGCGTACACGGGCGCCTTTCATCAACGCTTTCTCGCTGCCCGGCGGCCTCGTCGAAACCGGCGAAACCCTGGCCGAGGCCGCTTTGCGCGAACTTCGCGAAGAGGTCGACGTCGAGGCGCGCGTCATCGCATTCAACCGCCATGTCGAATCGATTGAACGCGACGACGCCGGCGGCATCAAACGCCATTTCGTCATCGCTTCTTTCATCGGCGAATGGATCGCGGGCGAAGGGACGCCGGGTCTTGAAGCCGGAGAAGTCGTCTGGGTTGAGCCATCACAACTTTCGCGGCTTCATTGCACCCCCCATACCGCCGAAGTCGTGGCTGGCGCGGCGTCGGTGCTTCAATCAGGTCGATTTAACTTGCCGGAAAGCGGCGTAAGCTTATGA
- a CDS encoding P1 family peptidase: MNNLITDIAGLSVGNAQDAKLASGVTAVLFDAPTMASIAVHGGAPGLRDATLLEPGMTVERVDALVLSGGSVYGLDSMGGVLAFLRESGRGFPVGSIKVPIAPGAVLFDLLNGGDKDFGREPLYWRLGYEAAAAAGQDFALGNAGAGYGATTANLKGGLGSASAVTANGFHVGALVAVNAVGSATIGGGPHFWAAPYERDDEFGGLGWPPAWPGEPKDFHMKGLDPQNTTIAIVATDAALTRAEAKRLAIMAHDGMAHALRPAHAAMDGDTIFAAATGRAAATPTVSDAAEIGMRAADCLARAIARAVFEAEALPFAGALPGWREKFGVHEKNF, translated from the coding sequence TTGAACAACCTCATCACTGACATCGCGGGACTGAGCGTCGGCAATGCGCAAGACGCAAAACTCGCCTCCGGGGTCACCGCCGTGCTGTTCGATGCCCCCACGATGGCCTCGATCGCCGTTCACGGTGGCGCGCCAGGTCTGCGCGACGCGACGCTGCTCGAACCTGGGATGACGGTCGAGCGGGTCGATGCGCTGGTCCTCTCCGGCGGCTCTGTCTATGGGCTCGATTCGATGGGCGGCGTCCTCGCCTTTTTGCGCGAGAGCGGCCGGGGCTTTCCGGTCGGCTCGATCAAGGTCCCGATCGCGCCGGGCGCGGTTCTCTTTGATCTTTTGAACGGCGGCGACAAGGATTTCGGCCGAGAGCCTTTATATTGGCGCCTTGGCTACGAGGCGGCAGCCGCGGCGGGGCAAGATTTCGCGCTCGGCAACGCGGGAGCTGGCTATGGCGCGACCACGGCCAATCTGAAGGGCGGCCTGGGTTCTGCGAGCGCTGTGACGGCGAACGGCTTTCATGTGGGCGCCCTCGTCGCCGTCAACGCCGTCGGCTCGGCGACGATCGGCGGGGGGCCGCATTTCTGGGCAGCCCCCTATGAACGAGACGATGAGTTCGGCGGGCTCGGCTGGCCTCCCGCCTGGCCGGGCGAGCCCAAGGACTTTCACATGAAAGGCCTCGACCCGCAGAACACCACGATCGCCATAGTCGCCACCGACGCCGCGCTGACCAGAGCGGAGGCCAAACGCCTCGCCATCATGGCCCATGACGGCATGGCCCACGCGCTGCGCCCGGCCCATGCCGCTATGGACGGCGACACGATTTTCGCCGCGGCGACCGGCCGCGCAGCCGCGACGCCAACGGTGAGCGATGCGGCCGAGATCGGCATGCGCGCCGCCGACTGTCTCGCACGAGCGATCGCGCGCGCGGTTTTTGAGGCCGAAGCCCTGCCCTTCGCCGGCGCTTTGCCGGGCTGGCGGGAAAAGTTCGGCGTGCATGAAAAGAATTTTTAG